In one Streptomyces sp. NBC_01241 genomic region, the following are encoded:
- a CDS encoding AAA family ATPase yields MARSRAGWRPDKLREVREAHGLTLERAGERLREVATRAAIVVPAANFQTLWQHEQGEVYPGPHYRRAYCLLYRGTEPELGFRHPLPDEATHLDLTPSAESRNGAHVLAVERALSQITPGTDACGDLDVQQRIIDAWKRRHTGGDPHRPSLLIVGGFAGSGKSEFSRFISQLTGWPVLDKDPITRPLVERLLVEMGSEPNDRHSELYREQVRPLEYQCLLETAYANIDCSISTVLTAPFISEVIDVRWIQRLTNRCEARGVSVSIVWIKCDVETMREYISFRSAARDSWKLQHWDEYVKTVDVELRPAVDHMVVDNRLGAAISLTDQVRQVLGTVF; encoded by the coding sequence GTGGCGAGGAGCCGTGCGGGATGGCGCCCGGACAAGCTCCGTGAGGTGCGCGAGGCACACGGATTAACCCTCGAGCGTGCCGGCGAGCGATTGCGTGAAGTGGCCACAAGGGCCGCTATCGTGGTGCCTGCGGCCAACTTCCAGACACTCTGGCAGCACGAGCAGGGCGAGGTATACCCGGGTCCGCACTATCGGCGCGCGTACTGCCTTCTCTACCGAGGCACGGAACCTGAGCTCGGATTCCGCCACCCCTTGCCCGACGAGGCCACGCACCTGGACCTCACGCCGTCGGCGGAATCCCGCAACGGCGCCCACGTTCTTGCTGTCGAGCGGGCACTCTCTCAGATCACGCCAGGAACAGATGCCTGCGGCGATCTCGACGTTCAGCAGCGGATCATCGACGCGTGGAAGCGTCGGCACACGGGCGGAGATCCTCATCGCCCGTCGCTGCTCATCGTCGGCGGCTTCGCAGGCAGTGGGAAGTCGGAGTTCTCCCGCTTCATTTCCCAGCTCACGGGATGGCCCGTCCTCGACAAGGACCCCATCACGCGTCCCCTGGTCGAGCGACTTCTGGTGGAGATGGGCAGCGAGCCCAACGACCGGCACTCCGAGCTCTACCGTGAGCAGGTGCGGCCCCTGGAGTACCAGTGCCTGCTGGAGACCGCCTACGCCAACATCGACTGCTCCATCAGCACGGTGCTGACAGCACCGTTCATCTCAGAGGTGATAGACGTCCGCTGGATCCAGCGGCTGACCAACCGATGCGAGGCCCGAGGTGTCAGCGTCTCCATAGTCTGGATCAAGTGCGATGTGGAAACGATGCGCGAGTACATCAGCTTCCGGTCCGCCGCCCGCGACAGCTGGAAGCTTCAGCACTGGGACGAGTACGTCAAAACGGTTGACGTCGAACTGCGCCCTGCCGTCGACCACATGGTGGTGGACAACCGCCTCGGCGCGGCGATCTCCCTCACTGATCAGGTACGACAGGTGTTGGGAACGGTGTTCTGA